The DNA region ttgaaaaggtaggaaaattacccaacacattttatgaagccgacatcatcctaataccaaagagAAAGTCAGtataagaaaagagaattacaggcaagtggaggtagctcaagtgattgggcttccgccaTACTATAccggaggcctggggtttgatctctggggcctaCTGGTAGGAAAAaaagcatgcccatgtggcaagttagtgcccacacagcaagcagagtgcctgcgcaagtgcctgcgtgacgagctgagtgcctgcacgagATCCTGTGTAGTGAggcagtgcccacgcagcaagccaagtgcctgcacaagtgagtcacacagcaagatcgtgatgcaacaaaaagagagacaaaggggagagtcaaggcgaggtgCAACAgcaaccaggaactgaggtggcacaagtgacagggaacttctctctcaTCAggtcgaatcctggtgaatcctagaggagaaaaatagagaagacaaaaagagaaatagatacagaagatcacacagtgaatggacacacatggcaaaaaacagcagggggggtgggggagggagagggaaaaaaaaagaatttcagaccaatttctctaatgaacacagatgcaaaaattctcaacaaaatacttgcaaatagattccaacagcatatcaaaaggcttatatatcatgaccaagtaggaATTATACTTaatatgcaaggctggttcaacataagaaaatcaatcattatacatattaacaaaatgaatgaaaaaaatcacatgatcatctcgatcaatgcagaaaagggaCTTGACAAAacctagcatcctttcttgataaaaacactttgaaaaataggaatagaaagaaaattcctcaatatgataaaaggcatgtacaaaaaacccatagccaacattgtactcaatggggaaaggttgaaagctttccctctaagatcaggaaaaagagtaggatgcccactgtcaccattgttattcaacattgttctagaggttctagctagagcaattaaacaagaaaaactaaataaaggcatccaaatagtaAAAGAAGCAGTGAAATTGTATTTTTGGATGAcctgatcttatatttagaaaattctgaaatgtctacaacaaagcaacTTAAACTAATAAAAGAGTTCTGCAAAGTGGGAGGATAcaatatcaacatgcaaaaatcagtaatgtttttgtacactagtattgaaaaatctgaggaggaaattaggggaaaaaattccatttacaatagcaacaataagactcaaacacctaggaatcaaTGTCACCaaaaagtacaggacctatatgcagaaaactacaaaacaatgctaaagaaatcaataaagatcaaaacacatggaaaaacatTCTGTGTACACGGATTAGAAGACTGAATATTGTGAAGGTGTCaaccctacccaaactgatttatagtttcaatgcaacaccaaacaaaattccaacagcccactttacagaaacagaaaaggcaattaccaaattcatttggaagggaaaatgcacccaaatagccaaaagcattctgaaaaagagcaacatgggaggaatttcactgcctgaccttgaaacacattacaaagctatGGTGTTCACAACAgcaggtactggcataaagatagacacattgatcagtgaaatagaactgagagtccagaaataaacccttacctctttGGTTTCTGACAAACTtaccaaatccatgttaatgagacaaaacagtctcttcaacaaatggtgctggaacaactgaatatctatatccaaaagaatgaaagagaatccctatctcactccttacacaagaatcaactcaaaatggatcaaagacctaaatataaaagccaggaccataaaactactagaagacaatgcgggaaatatcttaaagaacctgtgataggtggtggttatttggaccttacacccaaagcacatgtaaccaaaagaaaaaacagacaaatcagacctccttaaaattaaatacttttgcacttcacaaactttttcaaaagggtgaaaaggcagctgactcaatgggagaaaacattcagAAATCATGTCtcataaggatttaatatccatccatgatatataaagaaatgttgaTTCAACAAAAGACAaccgattaaaaaatgggcaaaagacttgaatagacatttgtccaaagatagacaaatggcaaaaaaacactaGAAACATGTTCGGCATCactaatgcaaatcaaaactacagtgagatatcatttcatacctatcagaatgaccattattaaaaagagaactacaaatgttggagagaatgtggagagaaaggaacactcactcactgttgatgggaatgaatgtagaatggtacagctactgtcgAGGACCTTTTGGGAGTTCCTAAAGGACGTGAATATAGGTTTGTCTCTGTGATCctgcaattccactactgggtatatacccagaacagAGAGCAGCAACACAAATATACATCTGTACATcattgttcatagcagtgttactcatgattgccaaaagttagaaacaatccaggtgtccatcaaccgatggataaacaaactatggtgtatTCACtcatggaatactatgcagtgtTAAGAAATGAAGCTATAAAgcatatgacatggatgaacctggagggcattatatgagcgaagcaagccagacacaaaagtataaATACTGTGTGACTGTGTTAGtctgaactaaatatgttgtgtaacttattataagattccatttatataaaatgtaaatataaataaatttataaaggtgaaatttggTTAGTAGTTACGTAGGACTAGGAAAGGCacgctaaggggtatggagtttttcttttttggagtaattagtttttatattttttgtgatgatgaatgcacagcatttaaaaaaaaaaaattctctccccccccccaattgtctgctctgtgtccattcgctgtgtgttctcctgtgactgcttctatgcttatcggcagcactgggaatgtttctttttgttgcgtcaccttgttgtgtcagctctccatgtgtgcggtgccattcttggtcagtctgcactttctttcgcgctgggcggctctccttacggggcacactttttgcgtgtggggctcccctacgtgagggacacccctgagtggcacagtactccttgcacgcatcagcactgtgaatgggccagctccacacgggccaaggaagcctggggtttgaactgcagacctcccgtgtggtaggcggacaccctatccattgggccaagtctgcttccagcATTGTGATTCTAAAAGCCACTGactacacactttggatagattgtatcgtatgtgaatatatcttaataaaactgcttaataaataattgtgcaagaatagtcagaaatagctaTGTACATCAGGGGAAACAGCAATTGAAAAGTGAAgaattttgtctcttttttaaaattattgatataatgaaaatgctgtaataatgattgaagtttatttttatttctctcctcttccctcccaccctgctgtctgctctctgtgtccatttgctatgtattcttctgtgtctgcttgcatttctgtcatgcagcactgggaaactgtcactttttttggttgttgcatcatcttgccccgtcagctccccatgtgtgcagcaccgctAATGGGTGGGCTAGGCTGTTTTTGAGCAGTGTGGCTCTCCTTGTACATaggacacccctatgcaggggccacccctgcatggcatggtactccttgcgtgcagcagcactgtgcatggaccagctcaccacacatgtcaggaggccctgggtatcaaaccctggaccctccatatggtagggagatgctctatcagttgagccacaactgatTCCCATGATTGAAggtttgaatgcacaactatgtgattataccaaataccattgtttATATACTTTggttgaattgtatgctttattaaaaaaaaaaaaaaacaaaaaaaacccataagTCCCTACGTCCCCACCCTGTGCCCaggcaaaaggaaaaaagttgccccacaataaaattaaagtggtttttatgaaatttaagttTCGGAATCAAATGATATAAAATGTTGGAACACATGTTTCTCCCCTCAAGCAAGTATAAATGAATAGCAAACTGATTTGTAAGTACATGAAAAATTTTTTGTGGTATCATTCATTACTTTAACATATCAGAGGAATTTACGTAACAGGTTAAAGAACAGAAGTAAGAGATTATAGGTGCTTCAGTACCACCCATATTATCTACTAGGACCACAGTGTGAGCAACAGAGTGTAGATTCATAGTAGTAGTTCCTTGGATGAAACAGCTTAGACAGAATCTTCCACAAACACAGGTTTTTGCAGTATCCAAATCTTGGCAAAGATGAAAAGGTATAATATGAGAGCCATATGGAATCCTATtggaaaaaatgtttaagaatatgttaCTAGATTCAGAACTTCATGTACTATGATGTATTATTATTCTAAACTataacatggaaaaataaaatttattaagtgACTCAATATATTGTTTTATCTTTCCAATCagtaagaatggaaaaaatatactaaaaaatagCATATTACACAGTGTGGATATAAGCAAGTTTATACCACTCCAAAAAGTATCTTTCAGCCAGCTACTTAACAGCATAATCTAATGAAGAGCATGGAAGAGTCATCTGTTCTTTATATAATCATATTGCGTAGGCCCAATGTAACAGGATAATTTAAGTGTATAGCTTTGTTACACAGTTCCGATCATTTGAAGGCAGGGTTTAATCTTGACTTGGTAATGGGTGAATTACTGAGTTCTACCTGCAAGGAGcatttagaaatgcagaatctccaTCCCAGATCTCAGAAAAGAATCTGCTAACAAGACTCCTACATGATTTGAATGCAAATTAAAGTATGAGAGGCACTGGTGTAAAGAGTTATTCTCAATCCTAGTTAGTTGCACATTAGAATCTTCtggtaagttaaaaaaaaaatagtggggtCTATCCCCAAATATTCTGATTAATTATTCTGGAGTGGGAActaatcagaatttttaaaaattcaagtgatTCTAAATGTGAAGTTAAGTCTGAAAACTACTTTTGAAAGATTTCATATGCTGGGGATGGTAGGAAGGGAGAACTGGATAGGTTTTCAGTGGGGTATTATCCATGATCATTATCAATTATTCCAATGGCATTTATAAGTCATATGCAAAATTCTCTGTGTATATTCCTATGTCTTTTCCTGGGTCCATaacttttgttagttttttataaGGAGCCTCCACCCCACCATCCAAATTAAGATCTCTTATTTGAAATATCTTGCTATACTTTTATAGGCTAACAATAATAATTTGATCCACATCTTATTTTTCACCCCTATATGAAAGAAGCAGGAACAAAATATATAACTTAAGTTCAGCATCTCATGAAATCACCTATAGTTACTGTTCAAAGACAAGGAGAAGGGAACCAACAAATACTGAGTCTACTATATGCCAAATGTGGCATATATTAGCTCATTTATCCTCACAGCATCTCTGTAAAGTGGGTATTGTTCtagtttcacagatgagaaaatcaaaccacaaggttaaataacttgctaaTGTCTTACAATATTACAAGAGGTGAAGCCAGGAACCAAGCCCAAGTCTGACTGCAAAGCCCATATTCTTTTTACAATGCCAATAGTTCTCAACCTATGGAGTGCACTGAAATCATCTGGAAGGCTGATAGATAGTTGGGCTCCAACTTCAGTTTCTAATTCGGTAGGCTGGGGGGTGGAGGCCGAGAGTTCATTCATCAACGTATTTACTGAATGCTTAATAATGTCAAGAGCAGGGGACTCTACATTTTAGACCCTAGGAAATAGGAGTGAATGAAACAAAATCCATGCCCTCATGGATATTACATTATAGTGGGGGAAAATGGCGATAagcaaatgttaaaaaatatatataaaatgccaGGTAATAAAGCctatgacaaaaaataaaataacactagGGAATATGGGACAAAACGTTAGAAAGGACAGCCAGTTCAGGCCTTTCTGGGGTGACACATGGACAGAGAACTTAATGAAGAAGAGAACTTATGAGacattaagaaagaaaagcattttaCTAAGGAGAAATAAGGAACAGCAAATGTAGTGAAGGGTCAGATTGTGCACTACATTTTATGACTACTAAGGTCTTACCTGTTATATAATATGGTTCGTGCAGAAGATTCCAATAAAGTTAACGGTGCTTGCAGCTTTATAACTGGGAGTTCTGTTGGTTGTTCAAAAGTATTTCCAAAAAGATCCAAATACTCgagagataaatttttaaattcactaGGTAAAAATGGAAGCTTATTTCGAGCTGCTGACAAAAAACGCAGGTTTTTCAGTTGTCCCATCTTGAAAGGAAATCGAATTAATTCATTATCATCAAGTTTTAAATCTGTAAGTTCTTGGAGCTGGCAAAACTGCACAGGGAGTGCCTTAATTTTGTTCTTACTGAGATCCAAACTCCGAAGTGACTTCTGGAGTGTAGACTGACACAAGGCCACAGTAAATGATTCCAGGTGATTGTCACTGAGGTTAAGTTCTTGAAGGTAGATGAGGTCTCCAATTGTAGCTGGAAGCTTTTTTATATGGTTGTGACTCAAGTCTAATTTCTTAAGGTTTTTTAAGCAAAGCATTCGCATATCAACCCGGACAAGCCCACAATAAGAAGTCTGAAGATGTTCCAGAGAATATGGGAAGTTCTTGCTTAGAGGATAGTCTTTTTTGGATGTGataaccattttagttttaaatttttcaaattctGAAGTCTTTATTGGTGCGAGGGTTGAAAGTGATGCCTCAACATCACAACCTCGATGAGCCAGTCTCACTGCTGAAAGGAAACTCTTTAAACTGCTGGAATTGGcctgaataaataaaagtaagttGTGcaattataaatttcattttagaTAATGTATGCATGCGAGTTCTTCCTGTAACAAATTCTATAAAGAGTCATGAAGTACCCCAAAATGATACAATCATTTATTGAAAATGgctgttaaaaataaatgaaatttagtattttattttgactAAACTTCAGCGTAGTtacaaaaacacttaaaaatttttgaaaaaattatgtTGACAGACACATTCTAAATAAAACTGttcagggggaaacggactttggcccagtggttagggcgtccgtctaccatatgggaggtccgcggttcaaacccggggcctccttgacccgtgtggagctggccatgcgcagcgctgatgcgcgcaaggagtgccctgccacgcaagggtgtcccccgcgtgggggagccccacgcgcaaggagtgcgcccatgaggaaagccgcccagcgtgaaaagaaagagcagcctgcccaggaatggtgccgcccacacttcccgtgctgctgacgacaacagaagcggacaaagaaacaagacgcaacaaatagacaccaagaacaaacaaccaggggagggggggaaattaaataaataaataaatctttaaaaaaaaacaaaactgttcagggggaggagtgggatgaggggtatatggggacctcatattttttgaatgtaatattaaaaaaatgaataaagacaaaaattttaaaaaagtggtaaaaacaatttaaaaaataaataaaaataaaactgttcaaAGGAACAATTAACTCCAAGGTATAAAACAAGACAGGAAAACATTAAAGGATTTTCCCTAAGATTTGAGTTTAGCATTAACTGACCCAAATCTTTATTGCCTCAGAGATAGGCAATATATTGTATGTACTACAAAATATCCAGGGACTATGGGGCGCCACTCACAAAGACTAAGagctgtgcaaaaaaagcactgGCCCTATCTAAAGGCCCCCTTTTGACAGTGTCAAtattactgagcacctactacatgcaAAATACTTTGCTGGACAGAGTAAAGTATACAAAGATGAAAGGCAGAAGGACATTCCCTCAAGGAATATATAAGTAGGAGAGTTAAAGTATATGCATTGCCACCTTCATAAGACAAGGCTACATCTGTCCGCAGGCTTCGCCCCCCTTCATTCATCAGATACATTGAGCACCAATATCTCCAAGAGCCTGACACAGATCTCTGTCCACAGTCCAAATACAACCTCCCTCCCAGGGCTGCTGCGATCTCCAGGCCCGTGAATATCCTTACAACCACCTCCTTCCACACGACCCCAACCACCGAGCCATATAGCCACATAAGGCTGTCAAAGTCCCCCACTCAAGGACACACTGCAGTACCTTCAGTTTTCAAAGACACTGCTGTAAGCACCCTGATCATCCAATTCTCCCAAACATAAATATATCCCCAGTGTGCAATTGTGCTTGCAGTCCTGGGAACCAAGAGAAGATGGACATACCAGGACCTTCAGATCAGAGGAAGCCATGCACACacacctccccgcccccccccccccccccatgtaaCCACATTGAAAGCCTCCTCTCCTCCACAAGCACACTGACCTATGGCTTAGCATAGAAATTCCAGCTAGACCCAGTGGAAGGGGCTCAGGGGGCTGAGATAGGGCCAGACCCCAATCCCAACCGCCAGCCTCCTAAGTGTCAGGGAAGAGGCTAGGTCTGGCCTCCTAGTGACTTAAAGGTCCCAGTTTTGTAATAAAAGTTTgtttctggtaaaaaaaaaaaaaaaaaaaggagtggagGAGGGTTTGTTGTGAGATCTGAGAAAACAACATATGAGAATCAATGCATATTAGCACATTAAATATTGagaagttctgcaggaaaaaagagtatatacataaacaataccctctagaacaggggttcttaaccttttttttttcctttaaagatttatttatttatttctctcccctccccacccatcccggttgtctgttctgtgtccattcgctgcgtcttgtttctttgtccgcttctgttgtcgtcagtggcatgggaatctttgtctccttttgctgtgtcatcctgctgcgtcagctctccgcgtgtgcggcaccattcctgggcaggctgcaccctccgcgctgggcggctctccccacaaAGCGCGCTCCCCacgtgtgggggacacccctgcgtggcagggcactccctatgcacatcagcactgcgcatgggccagccgcacacgggtcgaggaggcccggggcctgaaccgcggaccttccatgtggcagacaggcgccccaaccactgggccaagtccgcttcccctcttaaccttttttgttccacagaacaCTTTGCCATgtaccccttactaagtccacactatactatgtattatttaataaatatatcacacccattttcacaagaataatggttttttgaattttaattcaagctaacagaccccttgttaagaacccctgttctagaatGAGTTGAATGTCAAAGTGCTAGATATCATCCAAGGCAAAAGAAAGTACTTTCAGTTGGGCAGAAAAGCTAATCATTTAATAGAGAAAGTGGcgtatgaagaaaaaaaaaaaagcaaatacttgtaggacattttatagtttttctaAAGTTTCTGTGTGAAGGATGTGTGACCTTTCAAGCAGGAGAAAGTAAATAAGTGGTCCTATTTGGTTGGAATGTGGGAGCTTTGAAGGAGAGTAAAAGATTGGAAATATATGATGGGACTAGATTGTGGGTAAACTCAGATTAAAGGAAAGGTGACAGAACAATCAGGTAGGGTGTGGGAAATCCTTGAAGAATTCCAAGCATGAGTTACATGATAAGAGTTAAATATTATTTTGGCAACAGTGTACACAGTGAACTACAGTAGGGAAAGTTTATAGATCTGGGTCAAGTAGGTAAAGAATGGCTCTTGTTCCTGGACTCAGAAATTATATTATAGGCTGAAGCTTTGGGAAAGGTAGTTAGGTACACGAGAAAACAGTCAGAGGACTGGGTCTTTATATTGGGTGtagaaaaaactaaaagtaaaccAGGATAGTGCCCTATCACAGATGCcaagaaaggaaaacatcttACTGATAAAGGGGTGCTCACTGGTGTCAAATTTTAGAGATCAAAAAGGATAAGAACTAAGAGCAATGTGACTGACAAATAGGAAAGAGATCACTGATCTTTGAGGCAGTATTTTGAATAAACCAATGAAAGTGAAGGTCAAAAGAGATATCAAGGAATTGGAGGCAATGGGTATAGCCTTGTCTTTTCAGAAATTTgtctatacatttttttaattggtaaACCTCAGCAAATTTTTAGGTAGAAGGAAGGAGTTAGTGGAAAGATAGATTGAAGATCAATTTTTTAGATGATTATAGTAAGtacaagaaaatacaaaaaagatgGTTCCAATTGTATTTTACCCCTTTTTTATACCAAATTTAGATTTGTAACCTTTGGTTTCCTGTCAAAATGTAGACCTTTGCCACTTAGTTTCCCTCCCCATCGTGGACAGCCTTACTAGAGCAGAGTCTGCCCCTTTAGAAAGCCACACAAGTATGCCTGTTTTGGGAAGCTGCCACTTGAACCACTGCCTCTTCAAAAACTTGCAAAAGTCTGTCCCTATTTGGCTACAGTATGCGCAAACAACCTTCTCCTAGAAAGTACAGTCAACCAATCTAACCATTAATGTTTTTAATACCATACCTTGCTTAGATAGATATCCACAGGAGGTTCCTTTAACCGAACAGTGGCTTTCCCTTCATCCACAAATTTGGTGAAGAACTGATGAATATTCTCCTTTAGCTGTTTAAAACCAATGTAAAAAAAGGACAAAACTACATTTTGTTATTCAGTATAAGTTATTTATTACAACTAAAATGTGCCACTTTGCTAAGCTCTAGTTTGGCCTTTAGTTTTTAACTCCAGGTGCTTACAGTTTTAAGTTCTAAAGTTTTTACAGTTTTTTAGCACTCCTTATCTAGTTCATGGTGACTGTTATTATCATATCTATCTAGTAACTTTCTCCTCTTCTGGGAACAGAATCTCCTGCATTTGGGAGAATG from Dasypus novemcinctus isolate mDasNov1 chromosome 3, mDasNov1.1.hap2, whole genome shotgun sequence includes:
- the LRR1 gene encoding leucine-rich repeat protein 1, whose product is MKLHCEVEVACRQLPALGLRNRGRGVRAVLTLCQQTPRSRPRPRVGVETGGRDSTCLLISTLKDKCGTRYELKENIHQFFTKFVDEGKATVRLKEPPVDIYLSKANSSSLKSFLSAVRLAHRGCDVEASLSTLAPIKTSEFEKFKTKMVITSKKDYPLSKNFPYSLEHLQTSYCGLVRVDMRMLCLKNLKKLDLSHNHIKKLPATIGDLIYLQELNLSDNHLESFTVALCQSTLQKSLRSLDLSKNKIKALPVQFCQLQELTDLKLDDNELIRFPFKMGQLKNLRFLSAARNKLPFLPSEFKNLSLEYLDLFGNTFEQPTELPVIKLQAPLTLLESSARTILYNRIPYGSHIIPFHLCQDLDTAKTCVCGRFCLSCFIQGTTTMNLHSVAHTVVLVDNMGGTEAPIISYFCSLTCYVNSSDMLK